A stretch of the Nematostella vectensis chromosome 1, jaNemVect1.1, whole genome shotgun sequence genome encodes the following:
- the LOC5503912 gene encoding neuropeptide FF receptor 1 produces MMGSNNSTKSQPEEYVVYNLIIDGSTGVKIAFHVFTISVLVATLCGNTIVISLVLFDKHLRNFFNMLILNLAVSDLLCGLFAALFYSGMIKSIIKESPMGDLEVVACRAVLCASGISSKVSIITIATISVERYVVVKHPLRSRVRRLSVARVVVGIWCLGLVASTPSTIYFTNQHRSHREQRMLSCYQVTSAELPSQVSVAAELAFSFLVPMAVILYTSCQIIKALWCQQAVQGANLVVLRARRHVTKIIISVAVAFDTFYLPWAILMILLLTKRMNILNDLPMAVMYVVTLCSSCANPILYLINSRRFRTRMRRLLCCE; encoded by the exons ATGATGGGGAGTAACAACAGTACGAAGTCGCAGCCTGAGGAATACGTCGTGTACAACTTAATAATAGATGGAAGCACTGGAGTGAAAATCGCTTTCCACGTCTTCACAATCTCCGTCCTCGTCGCCACGCTATGCGGAAACACCATCGTTATTTCCCTCGTCCTCTTTGACAAACACCTGcgcaactttttcaacatgCTGATTCTGAATCTCGCTGTGTCAGATTTGCTTTGTGGGCTCTTCGCTGCGTTGTTTTACAGTGGAATGATCAAAAGTATTATTAAGGAGAGCCCTATGGGGGATCTAGAAGTGGTGGCATGCCGTGCAGTTCTTTGCGCATCAGGAATATCATCCAAAGTctccatcatcaccattgccACCATCTCTGTAGAGCGTTACGTGGTGGTAAAACACCCCTTGAGATCGCGAGTGAGGAGGCTGAGTGTGGCAAGGGTAGTGGTGGGTATCTGGTGCCTGGGACTAGTGGCTTCCACGCCTTCGACCATATACTTCACCAACCAGCACCGCAGTCACCGCGAGCAAAGAATGCTGTCGTGCTACCAGGTGACGTCGGCGGAGCTGCCCTCGCAGGTCAGCGTGGCGGCAGAACTCGCGTTCAGTTTCCTCGTGCCTATGGCCGTCATTCTCTACACGTCTTGTCAG ATCATCAAAGCTCTCTGGTGCCAACAAGCGGTCCAAGGCGCAAACCTTGTGGTACTCCGTGCACGAAGGCATGTCACTAAGATAATTATCAGTGTGGCTGTGGCTTTTGATACATTCTACCTGCCATGGGCAATCCTGATGATTCTGCTACTAACTAAGAGAATGAATATATTGAACGATTTACCAATGGCGGTAATGTATGTAGTTACACTTTGTAGCTCTTGTGCAAATCCAATCCTTTACTTGATTAATAGCAGGAGGTTTAGGACGCGCATGAGAAGATTACTATGTTGCGAATGA
- the LOC125563064 gene encoding uncharacterized protein LOC125563064 has translation MATYGKIDEFDRDSDSWEQYIERLNFYFEANGVTTSDDDLKIRRAILLSSVGKKTYKLMSDLLAPAKPGEKSYADLCTLVKSHFNPKPSESVQRHKFNNRFRLSGENVSDFVAALRNMAEYCNFGGSLENMLRDRLVSGINNERIQRRLLSEENLTFKKAYDIASSMETTAQHMADLQSAPSTLSSTSASVKKVSSSPLPRSKSENKECYRCGKNHHPSKCRFKEATCHYCKKKGHIVAKCLKKAKKSSETTKPNSNHHPKQGKPAIHVLDTDKEIEDEDIYPLFAVSQGNRQNPYLVDVELNGLKVQMELDTGASLSVIGEDIFDQLKNIEGSSLNLQDTKLTLKTYTGETIPVLGKLVVEVKYKDFFEHLPVIVVQGKVPSLFGRDCLQHVKLSWPEIFLVQVVSPDVSDLLKKHENLFKEGLGTIQGVKAKIYVDPQAKPKYFKPRTLEYARRQKVERELDRLLEEGTIRPVQFSEWATPIVPIVKSDESIRICGDFKVTLNQVSKLDNYPIPKTEDLLAQLGGGVQFTKLDLSQAYQQLELDEESKKYTTITTHKGLFEYNRLCYGIASAPGIFQRTMENLLQGIPNVVVRIDDILIAGKTSADHLKSLTEVLSRLDKAGVRLKRSKCIFQAPEVTYLGHRIDKDGIHPLDEKIKAIQESPRPNLKELQAFLGMLNYYACYIPNITTILSPLHQLLVKDTPWNWSEAHEKSWNQAKSTLHSSQLLVHYSLERELTLACDASPYGLGCVISHVMDDGTERPISYASRTLSPAEKNYSQLDKEAAAIMFGVRKFHSYLYGRSFTIYTDHKPLLGLLQSTKQIPTSASPRILRWAVFLSGYSYTLVYREGQKNGNADGLSRLPLPNETRNVPVPGDIMFVMNHLEVNTPVKVKDIERWTSKDPILSAVRHQVMSGWPNSNDRIEFKPYSYRKHQLSCQDGCLLWDSRVVIPPQGRVKLLQELHDGHPGMVRMKMLARSYFWWPGLDADIEQKVKDCTSCQSNAKAPSTAPLHPWEWPSRPWSRIHIDYAGPFEGHMFLVIGDAYSKWIEVFKTNSSTAAVTIQKLRECFSVHGLPDIIVSDNATAFIGEEFALFMSENGIKHITSAPKHPASNGFAERYVRTFKETMKKMGGEKENLDTKLSRFLLSYRTTPHATTGKTPSELLMNRKLKTRLDLVNPLSQDTIRTRVEDKQLAQKKQHDNLVPLREFQVNDPVFVKNFSYGPKWLCGTIIQQSGPVSYVVQLSSGGVFRRHVDHLRLRTSTPTVANDLQSSTELAQVPMQTTVPKQIPEEFKEPEITVPEPSLEPKKTELPASEPASTLRRSTRLKTTPTHLKDYVFLKYITLLIECVYEGKSTKRKRVHTSYRDIAQAAWLPAGGTVSILLIINWLNLMTGYLVVASSLLVDVEIPGLILTQSSWAALAGVCVFPALFCKSLKSMAWVSCISNITLIISFIAVLISELSNYATWDFRTLFFWDTRGVLFSINIIVFSYSIQAVVIDIEESMTHRSRFNWVLTMTYSASCVVKTLFAVFGFLSFKKNTNQVVILNIPHGIPRIVGIIAFVISVLSTYPVPAHMLINTLQSGRLGELANASDITSRLFPFFARSVLVISTVIAAICIPHYALLTSLSGSIVSYAICLFFPPVLHLGLKLDQGMPRWQMFADIFCIMFAIVGSSLGCFAAIETIILTLF, from the exons ATGGCAACCTACGGCAAAATAGACGAATTCGACAGAGATTCTGATTCATGGGAACAGTATATCGAGCGTCTAAACTTCTATTTTGAAGCAAATGGAGTAACTACGTCTGACGATGACTTGAAAATACGCCGTGCAATCCTCCTCAGTTCGGTAGGGAAAAAAACCTACAAATTAATGTCTGATCTGCTGGCCCCCGCGAAACCTGGAGAGAAATCTTATGCTGACTTGTGCACCTTGGTAAAGAGCCATTTCAACCCAAAACCGAGTGAAAGCGTGCAACGGCACAAGTTCAATAACCGTTTCAGATTGAGCGGGGAGAACGTGTCTGACTTTGTAGCGGCTCTACGAAACATGGCAGAATACTGCAATTTTGGTGGCAGTCTGGAAAATATGCTGCGTGATCGTCTGGTGTCTGGAATTAACAATGAAAGAATCCAAAGGCGTTTGCTATCAGAAGAGAACTTAACTTTCAAAAAAGCTTACGACATTGCTTCGTCTATGGAAACGACCGCACAGCACATGGCCGATCTTCAATCTGCTCCTTCTACGTTAAGTTCAACGTCTGCATCTGTAAAAAAGGTCAGTTCTTCGCCCTTACCGCGTtctaaaagcgaaaataaagagtGTTATCGTTGTGGAAAAAATCACCACCCGTCAAAATGTCGTTTCAAGGAGGCCACGTGCCATTATTGTAAAAAGAAAGGACATATTGTTGCCAAATGtctcaaaaaagcaaaaaagtcgTCCGAGACAAccaagccaaattcaaaccaccATCCAAAACAAGGGAAACCAGCAATTCATGTCCTGGATActgataaagaaatagaagatGAAGATATATATCCATTGTTTGCTGTCAGTCAAGGCAACCGCCAAAATCCGTATTTAGTAGATGTTGAATTAAATGGTCTTAAAGTTCAAATGGAACTGGACACTGGTGCATCACTTTCAGTAATCGGAGAGGACATTTTTGATCAATTGAAGAACATTGAGGGTTCATCTCTCAATCTGCAAGATACCAAGCTAACCTTGAAAACATACACCGGGGAGACAATTCCAGTTTTAGGAAAGCTTGTAGTGGAAGTCAAGTACAAGGACTTCTTTGAACACTTGCCAGTTATAGTTGTACAAGGCAAGGTGCCCAGTCTCTTTGGACGAGATTGTTTACAACATGTTAAGTTGTCATGGCCAGAGATTTTCCTAGTTCAAGTTGTATCCCCTGATGTGTCTGACCTGCTAAAGAAACATGAAAATTTATTCAAGGAAGGACTAGGGACAATTCAAGGAGTGAAAGCAAAGATATACGTTGATCCTCAAGCCAAACCCAAGTACTTCAAACCTCGCACGTTAGAATATGCACGACGTCAGAAGGTAGAGAGAGAATTGGACCGTTTGTTAGAAGAAGGAACAATTCGTCCAGTTCAATTTTCGGAATGGGCAACACCCATTGTGCCCATTGTCAAATCTGATGAGTCTATACGCATTTGTGGAGACTTCAAAGTTACTTTGAACCAAGTTAGCAAACTTGACAATTACCCAATTCCTAAAACAGAGGATCTGCTAGCTCAACTTGGAGGTGGAGTGCAGTTTACAAAACTAGATCTGAGTCAAGCTTATCAACAACTTGAGTTAGATGAAGAATCAAAGAAgtacaccactatcaccactcATAAAGGCCTATTTGAGtacaatagactgtgctaCGGCATTGCCTCAGCCCCTGGGATTTTCCAACGCACAATGGAAAATTTACTGCAGGGTATTCCGAATGTTGTAGTACGAATAGATGATATTCTCATTGCCGGGAAGACATCAGCAGATCATCTCAAAAGTCTAACAGAAGTCCTGTCACGTCTGGACAAAGCTGGCGTCCGTCTTAAACGTTCGAAGTGCATTTTTCAAGCACCTGAAGTCACTTACCTGGGACACCGCATAGACAAAGATGGTATCCACCCCCTTGACGAGAAAATCAAAGCAATTCAAGAGTCACCGAGACCTAATCTGAAAGAACTGCAAGCCTTTTTAGGCATGCTTAACTATTACGCTTGTTACATACCTAACATCACTACAATACTATCTCCTTTACATCAGCTGTTAGTCAAAGACACACCTTGGAACTGGAGTGAAGCACATGAAAAATCTTGGAACCAAGCCAAGTCCACACTTCACTCTTCACAACTTCTAGTGCATTACAGCTTGGAAAGAGAGTTAACCCTTGCTTGTGACGCATCACCATATGGTCTTGGTTGTGTTATTTCACATGTGATGGATGATGGGACTGAACGTCCTATTTCATATGCCTCACGTACTCTGTCCCCAGCCGAAAAGAACTATTCACAGCTCGACAAAGAGGCAGCAGCCATCATGTTCGGGGTGAGGAAGTTCCACTCATACTTATATGGACGGAGTTTTACCATCTACACTGATCACAAACCCCTGCTGGGTCTGCTACAGTCAACTAAACAAATACCGACCTCAGCCTCACCACGCATATTGAGGTGGGCGGTATTCCTGTCAGGCTACTCATACACTTTAGTATATCGAGAAGGCCAGAAAAATGGTAATGCCGATGGCCTGAGCCGGCTGCCATTGCCAAATGAAACCAGAAATGTTCCAGTGCCTGGCGACATTATGTTTGTAATGAATCATCTGGAAGTCAACACACCCGTTAAAGTCAAGGACATTGAGCGTTGGACCTCAAAAGATCCTATTCTTAGTGCAGTACGACACCAAGTAATGTCCGGTTGGCCCAATTCAAATGATCGCATTGAGTTCAAGCCCTACTCTTATAGAAAGCACCAACTTAGCTGTCAGGATGGCTGTCTACTCTGGGACTCTCGCGTAGTCATTCCTCCTCAAGGAAGAGTCAAGCTTCTCCAGGAACTACATGATGGACATCCTGGAATGGTTCGCATGAAAATGTTAGCCCGAAGCTATTTCTGGTGGCCTGGCCTGGACGCGGATATTGAGCAAAAGGTGAAAGATTGCACAAGCTGCCAAAGTAATGCTAAGGCACCTTCTACTGCACCCCTACATCCGTGGGAGTGGCCGTCTAGACCTTGGTCTCGCATACATATTGACTATGCAGGACCTTTCGAAGGACACATGTTCCTGGTGATCGGTGATGCCTATAGTAAGTGGATTGAGGTATTCAAGACAAACTCCAGTACTGCTGCAGTAACCATCCAGAAGTTAAGAGAATGCTTCTCAGTACATGGACTGCCTGATATCATTGTATCTGATAATGCAACTGCCTTCATAGGTGAAGAATTTGCCCTTTTTATGTCTGAGAATGGCATAAAACACATCACTTCAGCACCTAAACACCCAGCATCCAATGGATTTGCTGAAAGATATGTTCGCACTTTCAAGGAAACAATGAAGAAGATGGGAGGggaaaaggaaaacttagACACGAAGTTAAGCAGATTTCTACTAAGCTATCGTACCACACCTCATGCAACCACTGGTAAAACACCTAGTGAGCTATTAATGAACCGGAAGCTGAAGACGCGCTTGGACCTGGTAAACCCCCTTAGTCAGGACACAATTCGCACTCGTGTAGAAGATAAACAGCTCGCACAGAAGAAACAACACGACAATCTAGTGCCACTCAGAGAATTTCAAGTGAATGACCCAGTATTTGTCAAGAATTTTTCATATGGTCCAAAGTGGTTATGTGGAACAATTATTCAACAGTCAGGACCGGTTTCGTATGTCGTTCAACTCAGTTCAGGTGGAGTGTTTCGACGACATGTTGACCATCTTCGCCTGAGGACAAGCACACCCACAGTCGCCAATGATCTTCAGAGTTCAACAGAATTGGCCCAAGTTCCAATGCAAACAACTGTACCCAAGCAGATTCCAGAGGAATTTAAGGAACCTGAGATCACAGTTCCAGAACCTTCATTGGAACCGAAGAAGACAGAGCTTCCAGCTTCTGAACCTGCAAGTACTCTGCGAAGAAGTACTCGACTCAAAACCACACCTACTCACCTCAAAGACTAT gtttttctcaaatacattaCACTTCTCATTGAATGCGTTTACGAAGGGAAATCCACGAAAAGAAAGAGAGTTCATACGAGCTACCGAGACATTGCACAAGCTGCCTGGCTGCCGGCTGGAGGGACAGTGAGCATACTCTTGATCATTAACTGGTTGAATTTGATGACAGGGTACCTTGTGGTCGCAAGCTCGTTGCTAGTAGATGTGGAAATCCCGGGTTTGATTTTAACCCAATCGTCCTGGGCTGCCCTTGCTGGCGTGTGCGTGTTTCCCGCCCTGTTCTGCAAATCTCTCAAATCAATGGCCTGGGTGAGCTGCATAAGCAATATAACCCTGATAATTTCTTTCATTGCTGTTTTAATAAGCGAATTAAGTAACTACGCTACATGGGATTTCAGAACATTGTTTTTCTGGGACACACGCGGAGTCTTGTTCTCCATCAACATCATTGTCTTTTCCTACAGCATCCAGGCGGTCGTGATCGACATTGAAGAAAGCATGACTCACAGGTCCCGATTTAATTGGGTATTGACGATGACATACTCCGCTTCTTGCGTGGTAAAAACGTTGTTTGCAGTGTTCGGATTTCTCTCGTTCAAGAAGAACACAAATCAAGTTGTGATTCTCAATATCCCTCACGGTATACCGCGCATCGTTGGTATAATCGCGTTCGTGATTAGCGTTCTCTCGACTTACCCAGTACCGGCACATATGCTTATCAACACCTTGCAGAGTGGAAGACTTGGGGAGTTGGCTAATGCTTCCGATATCACCTCTAGACTTTTCCCATTTTTCGCCCGTTCTGTGCTAGTGATTTCTACTGTGATCGCGGCTATTTGTATTCCACACTACGCGCTTTTGACATCTCTGAGCGGTAGTATCGTCAGCTACGCAATTTGTCTGTTCTTCCCGCCAGTGTTACATCTCGGATTAAAACTCGATCAGGGAATGCCGAGGTGGCAGATGTTTGCGGATATATTTTGCATTATGTTCGCCATCGTAGGGTCTAGTCTGGGCTGCTTCGCGGCTATAGAAACAATTATCCTtactttgttttaa
- the LOC116611705 gene encoding transcription elongation factor A N-terminal and central domain-containing protein 2 isoform X2, whose amino-acid sequence MFIFFKQERGEMDKFIVRRSREPRPERIREKSPPKTKQVTIESLPKVVVVEDVKRLKLQLESDLSTPEDILSALQELKAKTPSKAVLLSTQIGHTINSLRKHTCQDVCQLAKEIFRKWKHFIVEEEKEKPAIDVKCDLKTETMRNKAREFLVKALQDEEGKLSEQIERTVFFNSNRKIDNFYRRKMRTIIFTLKHKEQIRTNVLNGKMKIEQLFQGLTPGIQFS is encoded by the exons atgtttatttttttcaaacaagaGCGCGGTGAAATGGATAAGTTTATCGTACGAAGAAGTCGTGAACCAAGACCAGAGAGGATACGAGAAAAGTCtccaccaaaaacaaagcaagTTACCATAGAATCTTTACCG AAAGTCGTTGTAGTAGAAGATGTCAAGCGCTTAAAACTCCAGCTAGAAAGTGACCTATCTACTCCAGAAGATATCCTCTCTGCACTGCAAGAACTGAAGGCCAAAACCCCATCAAAAGCTGTTCTTCTGTCAACACAAATTGGTCACACAATCAACTCCTTACGAAAGCATACATGTCAAGATGTCTGTCAACTTGCAAAAGAAATCTTTAGAAAATGGAAGCATTTTATTGTAGAGGAGGAAAAAGAGAAGCCTGCAATTGACGTTAAATGCGACTTGAAGACAGAGACTATGCGGAACAAGGCTAGGGAGTTTTTGGTTAAGGCTCTTCAAGATGAG gAAGGAAAGCTGTCAGAACAAATAGAACGTACTGTGTTTTTCAATTCAAACCGAAAGATTGATAATTTTTACAGAAGAAAGATGAGAACAATAATTTTCACATTGAAGCACAAggaacaaataagaacaaatgTTCTCAATGGAAAGATGAAAATAGAACAACTATTCCAGGGACTGACCCCAGGTATACAGTTTAGTTAA
- the LOC5503910 gene encoding vesicular inhibitory amino acid transporter, with protein sequence MELLSEEKTLLDINSELPQEKKTVTSKEDLRNRSSTWRVTMNTINYMEGTGFLALPYAVARGGIAGALSFAFVGILMAYISYLLIECVYEGKSTKRKRVHTSYRDIAQAAWLPAGGTVSILLIINWLNLMTGYLVVASSLLVDVEIPGLILTQSSWAALAGVCVFPALFCKSLKSMAWVSCISNITLIISFIIVLISEVSNYAAWDFRTLFFWDTRGVLFSINIIVFSYSIQAVVIDIEESMTHRSRFNWVLTMTYSAACAVKTLFAVFGFLSFKQNTNQVVILNIPHGIPRIIVITAFVISVLSTYPLPAHMLINTLQNGKLGELANASDITSRLFPFFARSVLVVSTVIAAICIPHYALLTSLSGSIVSYAVCLFFPPVLHLGLKLDQGMPRWQMFADIFCIMFAILGSSLGCFAAIETIILTMF encoded by the coding sequence ATGGAACTCTTGAGTGAAGAAAAAACTTTACTCGACATCAACAGTGAACTTCCCCAAGAGAAGAAGACAGTTACGAGTAAAGAGGATCTTCGCAACCGGAGTAGCACATGGAGAGTAACTATGAACACAATTAACTACATGGAGGGCACCGGCTTCCTCGCCTTACCGTACGCCGTGGCGCGAGGAGGGATCGCTGGAGCCCTCAGCTTTGCTTTTGTCGGCATCCTGATGGCTTACATCTCGTATCTTCTCATTGAATGCGTTTACGAAGGGAAATCCACGAAAAGAAAGAGAGTTCATACGAGCTACCGAGACATCGCACAAGCTGCCTGGCTGCCGGCTGGAGGGACAGTGAGCATACTCTTGATCATTAACTGGTTGAATTTGATGACAGGGTACCTTGTGGTCGCAAGCTCGTTGCTAGTAGATGTGGAAATCCCGGGTTTGATTTTAACCCAATCGTCCTGGGCTGCCCTTGCTGGCGTGTGCGTGTTTCCCGCCCTGTTCTGCAAATCTCTCAAATCAATGGCCTGGGTGAGCTGCATAAGCAATATAACCCTGATAATTTCTttcattattgttttaataaGCGAAGTAAGTAACTACGCTGCATGGGATTTCAGAACATTGTTTTTCTGGGACACACGCGGAGTCTTGTTCTCCATCAACATCATTGTCTTTTCCTACAGCATCCAGGCGGTCGTGATCGACATTGAAGAAAGCATGACTCACAGGTCCCGATTTAATTGGGTATTGACGATGACATACTCCGCTGCTTGTGCGGTAAAAACGTTGTTTGCAGTGTTCGGATTTCTCTCGTTCAAGCAGAACACAAATCAAGTTGTGATCCTCAATATCCCTCACGGTATACCGCGCATCATCGTTATAACCGCGTTCGTGATTAGCGTTCTCTCGACTTATCCACTACCGGCACATATGCTTATCAACACCTTGCAGAATGGAAAACTTGGGGAGTTGGCTAATGCTTCCGACATCACCTCTAGACTTTTCCCATTTTTCGCCCGTTCTGTGCTAGTGGTTTCTACTGTGATCGCGGCTATTTGTATTCCACACTACGCGCTTTTGACATCTCTGAGCGGTAGTATCGTCAGCTACGCAGTTTGTCTGTTCTTCCCGCCAGTGTTACATCTCGGATTAAAACTCGACCAGGGAATGCCGAGGTGGCAGATGTTTGCGGATATATTTTGCATTATGTTTGCCATTTTAGGGTCTAGTCTGGGGTGCTTCGCAGCTATAGAAACAATTATCCTTActatgttttaa
- the LOC116611705 gene encoding uncharacterized protein LOC116611705 isoform X1, translated as MRSRILVLAAFAVCLGSAHAQCDQSMVMKDVAVCQRQFIGGMASDPGANCSVLYKNMTTCAHDIVFQKCFGTLLQQMPGLRTEIEKVFSLMLSSYNLDVTYCGVQLGEAVNRTQISPMLKALVPCDRDKLVEKSRKCNEGFFAKFRANRTDPALCSLLAESKRCDLKVSKEHCQASMVAPLDPYNPFCPNDQDPTNVVPTVKAGAAREKIWSVRTALSLCLALMAFTKDY; from the exons ATGAGAAGTCGGATTCTTGTTCTGGCCGCCTTTGCTGTGT GTTTAGGTTCAGCGCATGCGCAGTGCGACCAGTCTATGGTGATGAAGGATGTAGCTGTGTGTCAGCGGCAGTTCATTGGTGGCATGGCTTCGGATCCTGGTGCAAACTGCAG CGTGTTGTATAAGAACATGACTACATGTGCGCACGACATCGTCTTCCAAAAGTGTTTTGGGACTCTGCTGCAGCAGATGCCTGGCTTAAGAACAGAGATAGAGAAGGTTTTCTCCCTTATGCTAAGCTCTTATAATCTTGACGTTACATACTGCGGAGTGCAACTCGGCGAGGCCGTCAATAGAACCCAAATTTCACCAATGCTGAAAGCACTTGTTCCGTGTGACAGGGACAAGTTAGTCGAGAAAAGTAGAAAATGCAACGAGGGATTCTTCGCTAAGTTCCGGGCGAATAGAACAGACCCAGCTCTATGCAG CTTGCTTGCGGAGAGTAAGAGATGCGATTTAAAAGTATCCAAAGAGCACTGCCAGGCATCCATGGTTGCCCCGCTGGACCCCTATAACCCTTTCTGCCCAAATGACCAAGACCCGACCAACGTGGTGCCTACCGTCAAAGCTGGCGCCGCGAGGGAGAAAATCTGGTCTGTGAGGACTGCTTTGTCGCTGTGTCTCGCCTTGATGGCCTTTACTAAGGATTATTAA
- the LOC125570236 gene encoding vesicular inhibitory amino acid transporter-like encodes MELLSEENTLLDINIELPQEKKTLKSKEDLRNRSSTWRVTMNTINYMEGTGFLALPYAVARGGLAGALSFAFVGILMAYTSYLLIECVYEGKSTKRKRVHTSYRDIAQAAWLPAGGTVSILLIINWLNLMTGYLVVASSLLVDVEIPGLILTQSSWAALAGVCVFPALFCKSLKSMAWVSCISNITLIISFIIVLISEVSNYAAWDLRTLFFWDTRGVLFSINIIVFSYSIQAVVIDIEESMTHRSRFNWVLTMTYSAACAVKTLFAVFGFLSFKQNTNQVVILNIPHGIPRIIVITAFVISVLSTYPLPAHMLINTLQNGRLGELANASDITSRLFPFFARSVLVISTVIAAICIPHYALLTSLSGSIVSYAICLFFPPVLHLGLKLDQGMPRWQMFADIFCIMFAIVGSSLGCFAAIETIILTLF; translated from the coding sequence ATGGAACTCTTGAGTGAAGAAAACACTTTACTCGACATCAACATTGAACTTCCCCAAGAGAAGAAGACACTTAAGAGTAAAGAGGATCTTCGCAACCGGAGTAGCACATGGAGAGTTACTATGAACACAATTAACTACATGGAGGGAACCGGTTTCCTCGCCTTACCGTACGCCGTGGCGCGAGGAGGGCTCGCTGGAGCCCTCAGCTTTGCTTTTGTCGGCATCCTGATGGCTTACACCTCGTATCTTCTCATTGAATGCGTTTACGAAGGGAAATCCACGAAAAGAAAGAGAGTTCATACGAGCTACCGAGACATCGCACAAGCTGCCTGGCTGCCGGCTGGAGGGACAGTGAGCATACTCTTGATCATTAACTGGTTGAATTTGATGACAGGGTACCTTGTGGTCGCAAGCTCGTTGCTAGTAGATGTGGAAATCCCGGGTTTGATTTTAACCCAATCGTCCTGGGCTGCCCTTGCTGGCGTGTGCGTGTTTCCCGCCCTGTTCTGCAAATCTCTCAAATCAATGGCCTGGGTGAGCTGCATAAGCAATATAACCCTGATAATTTCTttcattattgttttaataaGCGAAGTAAGTAACTACGCTGCATGGGATTTAAGAACATTGTTTTTCTGGGACACACGCGGAGTCTTGTTCTCCATCAACATCATAGTCTTTTCCTACAGCATCCAGGCGGTCGTGATCGACATTGAAGAAAGCATGACTCACAGGTCCCGATTTAATTGGGTATTGACTATGACATACTCCGCTGCTTGCGCGGTAAAAACGTTGTTTGCAGTGTTCGGATTTCTCTCGTTTAAGCAGAACACAAATCAAGTTGTGATCCTCAATATCCCTCACGGTATACCGCGCATCATCGTTATAACCGCGTTCGTGATTAGCGTTCTCTCGACTTATCCACTACCGGCACATATGCTTATCAACACCTTGCAGAATGGAAGACTTGGGGAATTGGCTAATGCTTCCGACATCACCTCTAGACTTTTCCCATTTTTCGCTCGTTCCGTGCTAGTGATTTCTACTGTGATCGCGGCTATTTGTATTCCACACTACGCGCTTTTGACATCTCTGAGCGGTAGTATCGTCAGCTACGCAATTTGTCTGTTCTTCCCGCCAGTGTTACATCTCGGATTAAAACTCGATCAGGGAATGCCGAGGTGGCAGATGTTTGCGGATATATTTTGCATTATGTTCGCCATAGTAGGGTCTAGTCTGGGCTGCTTCGCGGCTATAGAAACAATTATCCTtactttgttttaa